TCGTTCTCCATTCGATGGAGCGGTTTCCCTTGTCGGGACCTACTCCTCGACGATTTCCACCATATGGCTGACCTTGGCAATCATGCCCCGGACAGACGGTGTATCTTCAAGCTCGCGCTCGCGACCGATCTTGTTCAGACCGAGGCCGACGAGCGTGGCACGCTGATCTTTCGGGCGGCGGATGGCGCTACCCGTCTGGCGCACGCGGATGGTCTTTTTGGCCATTATATCCGGTCCTTACGCTTCGATCGCTTCCGGTGAGGACGCGCCGTCATCGCGGCGGTTCACCAGATCACCGACCTTGAGACCACGCTTGGCGGCAACCGAGCGCGGGCTCGACTGCAGTTTCAGCGCATCCATGGTGGCGCGGATCATGTTGTACGGGTTGGACGTGCCAACCGACTTTGCGACCACGTCCTGGATACCGAGGGTTTCCAGCACGGCGCGCATCGGACCGCCGGCGATGACGCCGGTACCCGGAGGCGCCGCCCGCAGGACGACCTTGCCGGCGCCGTGACGGCCTTTGCCATCATGGTGCAGGGTGCGGCCTTCGCGCAGCGGAACGCGGATCATGTTCTTCTTGGCTTCGTCGGTAGCCTTGCGGATGGCTTCCGGCACTTCGCGTGCCTTGCCCTGTCCGAAGCCGACGCGGCCCTTGGTGTCACCGACAACGACGAGGGCTGCGAACTGGAAGTTCCGGCCACCCTTCACCGTCTTGGCGACGCGGTTGATGTGGACGAGCTTGTCGACAAGTTCGTCATCGCGTTCCTGGTCGCGGTCCCGGCCACGGCCGCGGCCCCGGCCACGGTCACCGCCACCACGTTGCTCGTTCTGATGAGCCATACGTCCGCTCCCTTAGAAGTTCAGGCCGCCCTCGCGGGCCGCCTCTGCGAGCGCTTTGACACGCCCGTGAAAGATGTAACCGCCACGGTCGAAGAC
The window above is part of the Maricaulis maris MCS10 genome. Proteins encoded here:
- the rpsE gene encoding 30S ribosomal protein S5: MAHQNEQRGGGDRGRGRGRGRDRDQERDDELVDKLVHINRVAKTVKGGRNFQFAALVVVGDTKGRVGFGQGKAREVPEAIRKATDEAKKNMIRVPLREGRTLHHDGKGRHGAGKVVLRAAPPGTGVIAGGPMRAVLETLGIQDVVAKSVGTSNPYNMIRATMDALKLQSSPRSVAAKRGLKVGDLVNRRDDGASSPEAIEA
- the rpmD gene encoding 50S ribosomal protein L30, which gives rise to MAKKTIRVRQTGSAIRRPKDQRATLVGLGLNKIGRERELEDTPSVRGMIAKVSHMVEIVEE